In the Streptomyces collinus Tu 365 genome, one interval contains:
- a CDS encoding Clp protease N-terminal domain-containing protein: MSQFDTYLQSVMDQAEVEAKEDSSATIDAHHLLLAVAAQDGTDAQRALYAAGLGYETLKDALHREFAHSLAAAGVSLDDFDLPRATQEPTRHPRLGASSKLAIERMATMHRKKDLRSGHLLLGVLQAEVGTVPRALTLAGVDRAELIERVRGEL, translated from the coding sequence ATGAGCCAGTTCGACACGTACCTCCAGTCAGTCATGGACCAGGCCGAGGTCGAAGCCAAAGAAGACAGCTCGGCCACCATCGACGCGCACCACCTGCTGCTGGCGGTGGCCGCCCAGGACGGCACCGACGCACAGCGCGCGCTATACGCCGCCGGCCTCGGCTACGAAACGCTCAAGGACGCCCTGCACCGGGAGTTCGCGCACAGCCTGGCTGCAGCCGGAGTATCGCTCGACGACTTCGACCTGCCGCGGGCGACCCAGGAACCCACGCGCCACCCCCGGCTCGGCGCCTCGTCCAAGCTCGCCATCGAGCGGATGGCCACCATGCACCGCAAGAAGGACCTGCGCTCCGGCCACCTGCTGCTCGGCGTCCTCCAGGCGGAGGTCGGCACGGTCCCGCGCGCCCTCACCCTGGCGGGCGTGGACCGGGCCGAGCTCATCGAGCGGGTACGGGGCGAGCTGTGA
- a CDS encoding NucA/NucB deoxyribonuclease domain-containing protein produces MALGLLGTAAAPSAVADQPSPGQLRVTVGPARSQVNGFAAGPASNATCTVNKITINRFSECEWVTIHVDVIKVIDGRPVIEGTVDFDVKHQMTLKTNSANWSEKFHVSKARTTRAGKGVAVNIAAASGGGTKASVHFSQGHILSSGAADGSVGYKTSIPPKKINPKAKTKYTYTFTKPGYTPGTVSYDSAVYRCDNYYGSSRTSRAGCAIPEVPTAVSMVGLARIDEGIRKLRARGGHYGDPNGGKPLHWMINKRQEDANRKAVCPRTAPPDMQRAGRTSCDEYPFASSYEGGTHLHANQREITWVKVQENKSQGGRITAWRGQMHVMDHDPFYVIA; encoded by the coding sequence GTGGCGCTGGGGCTGCTGGGAACGGCTGCCGCTCCGTCAGCTGTGGCCGATCAGCCCAGTCCCGGACAGCTGCGTGTCACCGTTGGTCCGGCTCGGTCCCAGGTGAACGGATTCGCAGCCGGGCCGGCATCCAATGCCACCTGCACCGTCAACAAGATCACGATCAACCGCTTCAGCGAGTGCGAGTGGGTGACCATCCACGTCGACGTCATCAAGGTCATCGACGGGCGACCCGTCATCGAAGGCACCGTCGACTTTGACGTCAAGCACCAGATGACCCTGAAGACGAACTCCGCCAACTGGTCGGAGAAGTTCCACGTCTCCAAGGCGCGCACTACGCGCGCGGGCAAGGGCGTTGCCGTCAACATCGCCGCTGCTTCGGGAGGCGGCACCAAGGCCAGCGTCCACTTCTCGCAGGGCCACATCCTCAGCAGCGGTGCGGCGGATGGCAGCGTCGGCTACAAGACCAGCATCCCTCCGAAGAAGATCAACCCGAAGGCGAAAACCAAGTACACCTACACCTTCACCAAGCCCGGCTACACCCCGGGCACCGTCTCCTACGACTCGGCCGTCTACCGCTGCGACAACTACTACGGCAGCAGTCGAACCAGCCGGGCCGGCTGCGCCATCCCGGAAGTCCCCACCGCCGTGAGCATGGTCGGCCTGGCCCGCATCGACGAAGGCATCCGCAAGCTCCGTGCACGTGGCGGCCACTACGGTGATCCCAACGGCGGCAAGCCGCTGCACTGGATGATCAACAAGCGGCAGGAGGACGCGAACCGGAAGGCGGTGTGCCCGCGTACCGCACCGCCGGACATGCAGCGCGCCGGTCGTACCTCCTGCGACGAGTACCCCTTCGCCTCCTCGTATGAGGGCGGCACGCATCTCCACGCCAACCAGCGGGAGATCACCTGGGTGAAGGTTCAGGAGAACAAGTCCCAGGGCGGACGCATCACGGCGTGGCGCGGCCAGATGCACGTCATGGACCACGACCCCTTCTATGTGATCGCCTAA
- a CDS encoding HNH endonuclease family protein yields MRFVRTASAAAAVAALLIPAAAHAAPATAFAAHAAPGDTVTVPVRDALAGLPVRDEDRTGYERTKFKHWVDADKDGCNTRAEVLKAEAVIAPEQGAGCKLSGGEWYSPYDDRYIHGPSGLDIDHLVPLAEAWDSGASAWTAAEREAYANDLGDDRALIAVSAASNRSKADQDPTTWLPPAAGYRCQYVTDWIADKTRWALSIDAAEQSALTEELSRCPDVPVTVTAAR; encoded by the coding sequence GTGCGTTTCGTCCGCACCGCCTCCGCAGCCGCCGCCGTCGCCGCGCTGCTCATCCCTGCCGCTGCTCATGCCGCGCCGGCCACCGCATTCGCAGCGCACGCCGCGCCCGGTGACACCGTGACCGTGCCCGTCCGCGATGCCCTCGCAGGCCTCCCCGTACGCGATGAGGACCGCACGGGATACGAGCGGACGAAGTTCAAGCACTGGGTGGACGCCGACAAGGACGGCTGCAATACACGCGCAGAGGTGCTGAAAGCCGAGGCCGTGATCGCCCCGGAGCAGGGCGCCGGGTGCAAGCTGAGCGGCGGAGAGTGGTACAGCCCGTATGACGACCGGTACATCCACGGACCCAGCGGCCTGGACATCGACCACCTCGTCCCGCTCGCCGAGGCATGGGACTCCGGCGCCTCCGCCTGGACCGCCGCCGAGCGGGAGGCCTACGCCAACGACCTCGGCGACGACCGCGCGCTCATCGCCGTCTCTGCGGCCTCCAACCGGTCCAAGGCCGACCAGGACCCCACCACCTGGCTGCCACCGGCCGCCGGCTACCGCTGCCAGTACGTCACCGACTGGATCGCAGACAAGACCCGGTGGGCCCTGAGCATCGACGCGGCCGAACAGAGCGCGCTCACCGAGGAGCTCAGCCGCTGCCCCGACGTACCGGTCACCGTCACCGCAGCCCGCTGA
- a CDS encoding peptidase inhibitor family I36 protein, which produces MTLPRLRRLRTGAATLLTTAVPTVLAASLLGLASAHATTPSVSRDQIACPRGFVCIYPDIDFNGQPYVKRAVDGSVRHLPDYIRGKGSSVINNSSRTARIYQKDNYFGRHVCVGREGGTISDLRSYQLNDTTHSLRNNNTPCGA; this is translated from the coding sequence ATGACACTTCCACGCTTACGGCGCCTGCGCACGGGAGCGGCCACGCTGCTCACCACCGCGGTCCCGACCGTCCTGGCCGCATCGCTGCTCGGCCTCGCGTCCGCTCACGCCACGACCCCTTCGGTGTCGCGGGACCAGATCGCCTGCCCGCGGGGGTTCGTGTGCATCTACCCCGACATCGACTTCAACGGCCAGCCCTACGTCAAGCGCGCCGTCGACGGGTCCGTGCGACATCTGCCGGACTACATCCGCGGCAAGGGAAGCTCCGTCATCAACAACAGCAGCCGCACCGCGCGTATCTACCAGAAGGACAACTACTTCGGCCGGCACGTCTGTGTCGGCCGCGAGGGCGGCACCATCAGCGATCTGCGCTCCTACCAGCTCAACGACACCACCCACAGCCTCCGCAACAACAACACTCCCTGCGGCGCCTGA
- a CDS encoding DUF6233 domain-containing protein, with protein sequence MRPPQPEWLIQHGLNRSNIDAVHTGDCWAAAKSGRCRPATREQALDALRRQVPACVHCRPDTALGIPD encoded by the coding sequence ATGCGGCCGCCGCAGCCGGAGTGGCTGATCCAGCACGGGCTCAACCGCAGCAACATCGACGCCGTGCACACCGGCGACTGCTGGGCCGCAGCCAAGAGTGGGCGCTGCCGCCCCGCGACACGCGAGCAGGCACTCGACGCCCTGCGGCGGCAGGTACCGGCGTGCGTCCACTGCCGGCCCGACACCGCACTCGGCATCCCCGACTAG